In Phocoena phocoena chromosome 11, mPhoPho1.1, whole genome shotgun sequence, one DNA window encodes the following:
- the CPT1B gene encoding carnitine O-palmitoyltransferase 1, muscle isoform isoform X2: MAEAHQAVAFQFTVTPEGVDFRLSREALKHIYLSGINSWKKRLIRIKNGILRGVYPGSPTSWLFVVMTTLGSSYCNVDISMGLVCFIQRWLPEGCGPYRSPQTRTLLSMAIFSTGVWMTGILFVRQTLKLLLSYHGWLFEMHGQTSHFTRVWAYLESVQHLLDDEEYYRMETLAKEFQEKTAPRLQKYLVLKSWWAANYVSDWWEEYVYLRGRTPLMVNSNYYVMDLVLVKNTDVQAARLGNIVHAMIMYRRKLDREEIKPVMALGIVPMCSYQMERMFNTTRIPGKDTDVLQHLTDSRHVAVYHKGRFFKLWLYEGSRLLKPRDLEMQFQRILDDPSPPQPGEERLAALTAAGRVEWAQVRQAFFGSGKNKAALDAIERAAFFVALDEESHRYDPEDEASLSLYGKALLHGSCYNRWFDKSFTLIAFKNGQLGLNTEHAWADAPIIGHLWEFVLGTDSFDLGYSETGHCLGKPNPVLAPPQRLQWDIPEQCQAVIESSYQVAKALADDVELYCFQFLPFGKGLIKKCRTSPDAFVQIALQLAYFRDRGKFCLTYEASMTRMFREGRTETVRSCTCESTAFVQAMVQGRHLKADLRDLFRKAAEKHQNACRLAMTGAGIDRHLFCLYVVSKFLGVSSPFLAEVLSEPWRLSTSQTAQFQIRMFDPNKYPNHLGAGGGFGPVANDGYGVSYMIAGENTIFFHVSSKFSSSETNAQRFGNHIRQALLDIADLFQVPKADS; this comes from the exons ATGGCGGAAGCGCACCAGGCTGTGGCCTTCCAGTTCACGGTGACGCCAGAGGGGGTCGACTTCCGGCTCAGTCGGGAGGCCCTAAAACACATCTACCTTTCCGGCATAAACTCCTGGAAGAAACGCCTGATTCGCATCAAG AATGGCATCCTCAGGGGTGTGTACCCTGGCAGCCCCACCAGCTGGCTGTTCGTCGTCATGACGACACTGGGTTCCTCCTACTGCAACGTGGACATCTCCATGGGGCTGGTCTGTTTTATCCAGAGATGGCTTCCTGAGGG ATGTGGCCCCTACCGGAGCCCGCAGACGCGGACACTTCTCAGCATGGCCATCTTCTCCACGGGGGTCTGGATGACGGGCATCCTCTTCGTCCGCCAAACCCTGAAACTGCTGCTTTCCTACCACGGTTGGCTGTTTGAGATGCACGGCCAGACCAGCCACTTCACCAGAGTCTGGGCT TACCTAGAATCCGTGCAACACTTATTGGATGACGAGGAATATTACCGAATGGAGACGCTGGCCAAGGAATTCCAGGAGAAGACTGCCCCCAGGCTGCAGAAGTACCTGGTACTCAAGTCATGGTGGGCAGCCAATTAT GTGAGCGACTGGTGGGAAGAGTATGTCTACCTTCGAGGCAGGACTCCCCTCATGGTGAACAGCAACTATTATGTCATG GACTTAGTGCTCGTCAAGAACACAGACGTGCAGGCAGCCCGCCTGGGAAACATTGTCCACGCCATGATCATGTATCGCCGTAAACTTGACCGTGAAGAGATCAAGCCT GTGATGGCACTGGGCATCGTGCCCATGTGCTCCTACCAGATGGAGAGGATGTTCAACACCACCCGGATCCCAGGGAAGGACACAG ACGTACTGCAGCACCTCACAGATAGCAGGCACGTAGCCGTCTACCACAAGGGCCGCTTCTTCAAGTTGTGGCTCTATGAGGGCTCCCGCCTGCTCAAGCCTCGGGACCTGGAGATGCAGTTCCAGAGGATCCTGGatgacccctccccaccccagcctggggaGGAGAGACTGGCGGCCCTTACCGCAGCAGGAAG AGTGGAGTGGGCTCAGGTACGCCAGGCCTTCTTCGGCTCCGGCAAGAACAAGGCCGCCCTGGATGCCATCGAGCGCGCTGCTTTCTTTGTGGCTCTGGATGAGGAGTCTCACCGCTATGACCCCGAAGACGAGGCCAGCCTCAGCCTCTACGGCAAGGCCTTGCTGCACGGCAGCTGCTACAACAG GTGGTTCGACAAGTCCTTCACTCTCATCGCTTTCAAGAACGGCCAGCTGGGCCTCAACACAGAACACGCGTGGGCAGACGCCCCTATCATAGGGCACCTCTGGGAG TTTGTCCTGGGCACCGACAGCTTCGACCTGGGCTACTCAGAGACTGGGCACTGTCTGGGCAAACCCAACCCTGTGCTGGCCCCCCCTCAGCGGCTGCAGTGGGACATTCCTGAGCAG TGCCAGGCAGTCATCGAGAGCTCCTACCAGGTGGCCAAGGCGCTGGCTGACGACGTGGAATTGTACTGCTTCCAGTTCTTGCCCTTTGGCAAAGGCCTCATCAAGAAGTGCCGGACCAGCCCTGACGCCTTCGTGCAGATCGCCCTGCAGCTGGCATACTTCCGG GACAGAGGCAAGTTCTGCCTGACCTATGAAGCCTCGATGACCAGGATGTTCCGGGAGGGACGGACAGAGACCGTACGTTCCTGCACCTGCGAGTCCACGGCCTTTGTTCAGGCCATGGTGCAGGGGCGCCACCTG AAAGCAGACCTCCGAGATCTGTTCCGGAAAGCGGCTGAGAAGCACCAGAATGCGTGCCGCCTGGCCATGACCGGGGCTGGCATTGACAGGCACCTCTTCTGCCTTTACGTGGTTTCCAAGTTCCTGGGGGTCAGCTCCCCTTTCCTGGCTGAG GTGCTCTCAGAACCCTGGCGCCTCTCTACCAGCCAAACTGCTCAATTCCAGATCCGCATGTTTGACCCAAACAAGTACCCCAATCACCTGGGTGCTGGCGGTGGCTTTGGCCCT GTAGCTAATGATGGCTACGGGGTTTCCTACATGATCGCGGGTGAGAACACCATCTTCTTCCACGTCTCCAGCAAGTTCTCAAGCTCAGAGACA AATGCCCAGCGCTTTGGGAACCACATCCGCCAAGCTCTGCTGGACATCGCTGATCTTTTCCAAGTTCCCAAGGCTGACAGCTGA
- the CHKB gene encoding choline/ethanolamine kinase, which produces MAAEGTDVARGGAVGGRLAKDSLRQAMCPDAAPSRRRGSARSRDAERRAYQWCREYLGGAWRRVRPEELRVDPVSGGLSNLLFRCSLPDHLPRVGEEPREVLLRLYGAILQGVDSLVLESVMFAILAERSLGPQLYGVFPEGRLEQYIPSRPLKTHELREPVLSAAIATKMAQFHGMEMPFTKEPHWLFGTMERYLKQIQDLPTTGLPQMNLLEMYSLQDEMGSLRKLLDSTPSPVVFCHNDIQEGNILLLSEPENIDGLMLVDFEYSSYNYRGFDIGNHFCEWVYDYTHEEWPFYKAQPANYPTRGQQLHFIRHYLAEVKKGETISQEEQRKLEADLLAEANRYALASHFFWGLWSILQASMSTIEFGYLEYAQSRFQFYFQQKGELTSFYPSS; this is translated from the exons atggcggctgagggGACAGATGTGGCCAGAGGCGGGGCTGTTGGAGGCCGCCTGGCCAAGGACAGCTTGCGGCAGGCTATGTGCCCCGACGCGGCCCCGAGCCGGAGGCGCGGCTCGGCGCGGTCGCGAGACGCCGAGCGCCGAGCCTACCAGTGGTGCCGGGAGTACTTGGGCGGGGCCTGGCGCCGAGTACGGCCGGAGGAGCTGAGGGTTGACCCCGTGAG CGGAGGCCTCAGTAACCTGCTCTTCCGCTGCTCGCTGCCTGACCACCTGCCCCGCGTTGGCGAGGAGCCCCGGGAGGTGCTGCTGCGGCTGTACGGGGCCAtcctgcag GGAGTGGACTCCTTGGTCCTTGAAAGTGTAATGTTCGCCATCCTTGCAGAGCGGTCACTGGGGCCCCAGCTCTACGGAGTCTTTCCAGAGGGCCGGCTGGAACAGTACATCCCA AGCCGACCACTGAAGACGCATGAGCTTCGAGAGCCCGTGTTGTCCGCAGCCATCGCCACGAAGATGGCCCAGTTCCATGGCATGGAAATGCCTTTCACTAAGGAGCCCCACTGGCTATTTGGGACCATGGAGCG GTATTTAAAGCAGATCCAGGACCTACCCACCACTGGCCTCCCCCAGATGAACCTGCTGGAGATGTACAGCTTGCAGGACGAGATGGGCAGCCTCAG GAAGTTGCTAGACTCTACCCCATCACCAGTGGTCTTTTGCCACAATGACATCCAGGAAG GGAACATCTTACTGCTCTCAGAGCCAGAAAACATTGACGGCCTCATGCTGGTCGACTTCGAGTACAGCAGTTATAACTACAG GGGCTTTGACATTGGGAACCATTTTTGTGAGTGGGTTTACGATTACACTCATGAGGAGTGGCCTTTCTACAAAGCGCAGCCTGCAAACTACCCCACCCGGGGACAGCAG CTCCATTTTATTCGCCACTACCTGGCGGAGGTAAAGAAAGGTGAGACCATCTCCCAAGAGGAGCAGAGGAAACTGGAAGCAGATTTGCTGGCAGAGGCTAATAG GTATGCTCTGGCATCTCATTTCTTCTGGGGTCTCTGGTCCATCCTCCAGGCATCCATGTCCACTATAGAATTTGGTTACTTG GAGTACGCCCAGTCTCGGTTCCAGTTCTACTTCCAGCAGAAGGGAGAGCTGACCAGCTTCTACCCCTCATCCTGA
- the CPT1B gene encoding carnitine O-palmitoyltransferase 1, muscle isoform isoform X1 yields the protein MAEAHQAVAFQFTVTPEGVDFRLSREALKHIYLSGINSWKKRLIRIKNGILRGVYPGSPTSWLFVVMTTLGSSYCNVDISMGLVCFIQRWLPEGCGPYRSPQTRTLLSMAIFSTGVWMTGILFVRQTLKLLLSYHGWLFEMHGQTSHFTRVWAMCVRLLSGQRPMLYSFQTSLPKLPVPSVSATIHRYLESVQHLLDDEEYYRMETLAKEFQEKTAPRLQKYLVLKSWWAANYVSDWWEEYVYLRGRTPLMVNSNYYVMDLVLVKNTDVQAARLGNIVHAMIMYRRKLDREEIKPVMALGIVPMCSYQMERMFNTTRIPGKDTDVLQHLTDSRHVAVYHKGRFFKLWLYEGSRLLKPRDLEMQFQRILDDPSPPQPGEERLAALTAAGRVEWAQVRQAFFGSGKNKAALDAIERAAFFVALDEESHRYDPEDEASLSLYGKALLHGSCYNRWFDKSFTLIAFKNGQLGLNTEHAWADAPIIGHLWEFVLGTDSFDLGYSETGHCLGKPNPVLAPPQRLQWDIPEQCQAVIESSYQVAKALADDVELYCFQFLPFGKGLIKKCRTSPDAFVQIALQLAYFRDRGKFCLTYEASMTRMFREGRTETVRSCTCESTAFVQAMVQGRHLKADLRDLFRKAAEKHQNACRLAMTGAGIDRHLFCLYVVSKFLGVSSPFLAEVLSEPWRLSTSQTAQFQIRMFDPNKYPNHLGAGGGFGPVANDGYGVSYMIAGENTIFFHVSSKFSSSETNAQRFGNHIRQALLDIADLFQVPKADS from the exons ATGGCGGAAGCGCACCAGGCTGTGGCCTTCCAGTTCACGGTGACGCCAGAGGGGGTCGACTTCCGGCTCAGTCGGGAGGCCCTAAAACACATCTACCTTTCCGGCATAAACTCCTGGAAGAAACGCCTGATTCGCATCAAG AATGGCATCCTCAGGGGTGTGTACCCTGGCAGCCCCACCAGCTGGCTGTTCGTCGTCATGACGACACTGGGTTCCTCCTACTGCAACGTGGACATCTCCATGGGGCTGGTCTGTTTTATCCAGAGATGGCTTCCTGAGGG ATGTGGCCCCTACCGGAGCCCGCAGACGCGGACACTTCTCAGCATGGCCATCTTCTCCACGGGGGTCTGGATGACGGGCATCCTCTTCGTCCGCCAAACCCTGAAACTGCTGCTTTCCTACCACGGTTGGCTGTTTGAGATGCACGGCCAGACCAGCCACTTCACCAGAGTCTGGGCT ATGTGTGTCCGCCTTCTGTCCGGCCAGCGGCCCATGCTCTACAGCTTCCAGACATCTCTGCCCAAGTTGCCCGTGCCCAGCGTGTCAGCCACGATTCATCGG TACCTAGAATCCGTGCAACACTTATTGGATGACGAGGAATATTACCGAATGGAGACGCTGGCCAAGGAATTCCAGGAGAAGACTGCCCCCAGGCTGCAGAAGTACCTGGTACTCAAGTCATGGTGGGCAGCCAATTAT GTGAGCGACTGGTGGGAAGAGTATGTCTACCTTCGAGGCAGGACTCCCCTCATGGTGAACAGCAACTATTATGTCATG GACTTAGTGCTCGTCAAGAACACAGACGTGCAGGCAGCCCGCCTGGGAAACATTGTCCACGCCATGATCATGTATCGCCGTAAACTTGACCGTGAAGAGATCAAGCCT GTGATGGCACTGGGCATCGTGCCCATGTGCTCCTACCAGATGGAGAGGATGTTCAACACCACCCGGATCCCAGGGAAGGACACAG ACGTACTGCAGCACCTCACAGATAGCAGGCACGTAGCCGTCTACCACAAGGGCCGCTTCTTCAAGTTGTGGCTCTATGAGGGCTCCCGCCTGCTCAAGCCTCGGGACCTGGAGATGCAGTTCCAGAGGATCCTGGatgacccctccccaccccagcctggggaGGAGAGACTGGCGGCCCTTACCGCAGCAGGAAG AGTGGAGTGGGCTCAGGTACGCCAGGCCTTCTTCGGCTCCGGCAAGAACAAGGCCGCCCTGGATGCCATCGAGCGCGCTGCTTTCTTTGTGGCTCTGGATGAGGAGTCTCACCGCTATGACCCCGAAGACGAGGCCAGCCTCAGCCTCTACGGCAAGGCCTTGCTGCACGGCAGCTGCTACAACAG GTGGTTCGACAAGTCCTTCACTCTCATCGCTTTCAAGAACGGCCAGCTGGGCCTCAACACAGAACACGCGTGGGCAGACGCCCCTATCATAGGGCACCTCTGGGAG TTTGTCCTGGGCACCGACAGCTTCGACCTGGGCTACTCAGAGACTGGGCACTGTCTGGGCAAACCCAACCCTGTGCTGGCCCCCCCTCAGCGGCTGCAGTGGGACATTCCTGAGCAG TGCCAGGCAGTCATCGAGAGCTCCTACCAGGTGGCCAAGGCGCTGGCTGACGACGTGGAATTGTACTGCTTCCAGTTCTTGCCCTTTGGCAAAGGCCTCATCAAGAAGTGCCGGACCAGCCCTGACGCCTTCGTGCAGATCGCCCTGCAGCTGGCATACTTCCGG GACAGAGGCAAGTTCTGCCTGACCTATGAAGCCTCGATGACCAGGATGTTCCGGGAGGGACGGACAGAGACCGTACGTTCCTGCACCTGCGAGTCCACGGCCTTTGTTCAGGCCATGGTGCAGGGGCGCCACCTG AAAGCAGACCTCCGAGATCTGTTCCGGAAAGCGGCTGAGAAGCACCAGAATGCGTGCCGCCTGGCCATGACCGGGGCTGGCATTGACAGGCACCTCTTCTGCCTTTACGTGGTTTCCAAGTTCCTGGGGGTCAGCTCCCCTTTCCTGGCTGAG GTGCTCTCAGAACCCTGGCGCCTCTCTACCAGCCAAACTGCTCAATTCCAGATCCGCATGTTTGACCCAAACAAGTACCCCAATCACCTGGGTGCTGGCGGTGGCTTTGGCCCT GTAGCTAATGATGGCTACGGGGTTTCCTACATGATCGCGGGTGAGAACACCATCTTCTTCCACGTCTCCAGCAAGTTCTCAAGCTCAGAGACA AATGCCCAGCGCTTTGGGAACCACATCCGCCAAGCTCTGCTGGACATCGCTGATCTTTTCCAAGTTCCCAAGGCTGACAGCTGA